gatggtacaatcaATGTTATTCGTtgaaataatactgatggtaccatcaatgctATTGGTGGCAATACTACTAATGGTAcaatcagtgttattggtgggaataatactaatggtaGAATCAGTGTTATTTGTTGGAATAATATTGcttgtaccatcagtgttatttgtggGAAAAATATTGATGCTACCAGCAGTGTTCTTGGTGGCAAAAAGactgattgtaccatcaatgttatttttgggaataatattgatggtaccatcattgTTATTTGTGGGAATAATATTGGTGGTACCATGTGtattattggtgggaataatactgatggaaccatcaatgttattggtggcaataatacttatggtaccatcagtgttagtcgtgggaataatactgatgaaaccatcagtgttaattgtgggaataatactgatggtaccatcagtgttattggtggcaataatactgatgctaccatcactgttattggtgggaataatactgatggaatcatcagtgttaatggtgggaataatattgatggtaccatcagcgttattggtgggaataatactgatggtaccatctgtGGTATTTGTggaaataatactgatggtaccatcagtgttattgttggaaataatactgatggtaccatgactgttattggtgggaataataatGATGGAACTATTAGTGTTagtggtgggaataatactgatggtaccatcagtgttattggtggcgaTAATACCATCAGCGTTAATGGTGGAAATAATAttcatggtaccatcagtgttattgatggcaataatactgattgtaccatcagttTTAATGGTGGGAGTAATACTGATgataccatcagtgttaatggtgggaataatactaatggtaccatcaatgttattgttaggaataatactaatggtaccatcagtgttttTGGTGACAATAATACTaattgtaccatcagtgttgtttatgggaataatactgatggaaccatcattgttaatggtgggaataatactaatgataccatcagtgttattggtggcaataattctggtggtaccatcagtgttattggtaggaataatactgatggtaccatctgtgttattggtggcaataatactgatggtaccataagtgttattggtgggaataatactgatggtactatcagtgttattggtgacaataacactgatggtgcGATCACTGTTAGTGGTTGCAATAAttctgatggtaccatcatctttattggtggcaataatactgattgtaccattaatgttattggtggcaataatactcatggtaccatcagtgttattggtcgccataatactgattgtaccatcagtgttaatggtgggaataatattgatggtactaTTAGTGTTATTAGtaggaataatactgatggtatcatcaatgttattggtgggaataatactaaaggtaccatcagtgttattcgtGGCAATAGTACTGATGGTCCCATCAGTGATAATGGTTGGAAAAATACTGATGGAACCATAAGTGTTGTTGGTGGCTATAATACTGATGCTTcaatcagtgttattggtggtaataatactgatggtatcATCAGTGTTAATGTTGGGATtaatactaatggtaccatcagtgttattgttgtgaataatactaatggtaccatcagtgttattggtggcaataatactgttgataccatcagtgttgtttatggtaataatactgatggaaccatcaTTGTTAATGATggaaataatactgatggtaccatcagtgttattcgtGGGAGTAATACTGATGAAACCATTAGTGTTAATTGtaggaataatactgatggtaccatcagtgttattggtggcaataatactgatgctaccatcaatgttattggtgggaataatactgctGGAACCATCAGAGTTAATGGTcgaaataatactgatggtaccatcagcgttattggtgggaataatactcatggtaccatctgtggtatttgtgggaataatactgatgtttccatcagtgttattggtgggaataataatGATGGAACCATTAGCGTTAATGGgtggaataatactgatggtaccatctgtTGTATctgtgggaataatactgatggtaccatcaatgttattggtgacaataaaactgatggtaccatcagtgttattggtggcaataataccatcaatgttaatggtggaaataatattgatggtaccatcagtgttattgatGGCAATAATACTAATTGTACCATCAGTTTTAATGGTCGAAATAATACTGATgataccatcagtgttaatggtgggaataatactgatggtaccatcaatgttatttgtgggaataatactgatggtaccatcagtattattggtggcaataatactgatggtactcTCAGTGTTATTTGTGATAATAATACTGATGATACGATTATTGTTTTTGGTTGCAATAATTCTTATGGTACCATCAgcgttattggtggcaataatactgattgtaccatca
The sequence above is a segment of the Phaseolus vulgaris cultivar G19833 chromosome 2, P. vulgaris v2.0, whole genome shotgun sequence genome. Coding sequences within it:
- the LOC137809907 gene encoding uncharacterized protein; this encodes MVPSMLLVAILLMVQSVLLVGIILMVESVLFVGIILLVPSVLFVGKILMLPAVFLVAKRLIVPSMLFLGIILMVPSLLFVGIILVVPCVLLVGIILMEPSMLLVAIILMVPSVVNGGNNIDGTISVIGGNNTDGTICGICGNNTDGTISVIVGNNTDGTMTVIGGNNNDGTISVSGGNNTDGTISVIGGDNTISVNGGNNIHGTISVIDGNNTDCTISFNGGSNTDDTISVNGGNNTNGTINVIVRNNTNGTISVFGDNNTNCTISVVYGNNTDGTIIVNVLLVTITLMVRSLVIGRHNTDCTISVNGGNNIDGTISVISRNNTDGIINVIGGNNTKGTISVIRGNSTDGPISDNGWKNTDGTISVVGGYNTDASISVIGGNNTDGIISVNVGINTNGTISVIVVNNTNGTISVIGGNNTVDTISVVYGNNTDGTIIVNDGNNTDGTISVIRGSNTDETISVNCRNNTDGTISVIGGNNTDATINVIGGNNTAGTIRVNGRNNTDGTISVIGGNNTHGTICGICGNNTDVSISVIGGNNNDGTISVNGWNNTDGTICCICGNNTDGTINVIGDNKTDGTISVIGGNNTINVNGGNNIDGTISVIDGNNTNCTISFNGRNNTDDTISVNGGNNTDGTINVICGNNTDGTISIIGGNNTDGTLSVICDNNTDDTIIVFGCNNSYGTISVIGGNNTDCTISVIGGNNTNGTISVIGRNNTDCTISVSGGNDIDGSISVISTNNTDGTINVIGGNNTEGTISVIRGNNTFGPISDNCWKKTDGTISVVGGHNTDATISVIGGNNTDGIINVNVGNNTDGTISVIFGNNTNVLLVAIILMVPLVLLVGIILMEPSLVIRVNNIDGILMELLLDVEKNGAEVMD